A window from Nitrospinota bacterium encodes these proteins:
- a CDS encoding PBP1A family penicillin-binding protein, with translation MLKKPFFTVAVIAGIISGAFVGFLFAEYSQLPDIRGLQEFRPPIVSKVYSDDNQLVAEFFEENRRLLKYEDIPKSAIDAVLAIEDHKFFSHKGVRIVSILRALWVDIKSMGYVQGGSTITQQLAKTLFLTPQKTFSRKVEELLISFQLELQYTKEEILTFYFNQIYFGELAYGLEAAAQTYFGHEAKSLSVSESALLAGLLKGPTIYSPYKNMVAAVFRRNLVLRRMYEESFINEINYKIAVAEPVSLVPKERKNIAPYFIEELRMSVEKKVSGIRLRKEGFEIFSSLNIELQKIAEKAVENGLLAIESRVRKRMGGELPENYHPVQAALVAIEPATGEVKALVGGRNFGESEFNRATMALRQPGSAFKPIVYLTALEQGYTASSIIIDSPVIFNEDQIGMRWKPANYSNKFYGPVTIKRALADSLNVATVKLYLDLEKGSVIEMSKRLGIDREFKDDPTLSLGSGEVTLLELVNAYSTFANYGIKNNPSFFRNISSESGDRLLELEKTFFEAISPQNAFLITTFLKEVVRSGTGNIAQDAGVNVAAKTGTTDNFTDAWFVGFSPGLAVGVWVGYDNAGSLGEGETGAMAAGPIWTEFMSSALKIIGDDPFEIPETIIAVDVDIKTGLLANHECGVSERQYFIVGTEPRELCGEINGE, from the coding sequence ATGTTAAAAAAACCGTTTTTTACCGTCGCGGTTATCGCGGGGATAATATCCGGCGCGTTTGTTGGGTTCCTCTTTGCCGAATACTCACAACTTCCGGATATCAGGGGATTGCAGGAATTCAGGCCGCCGATTGTAAGCAAGGTATATTCGGATGACAACCAGCTTGTCGCGGAGTTCTTCGAGGAGAACAGGAGGCTTCTCAAATATGAGGATATTCCCAAATCCGCGATAGACGCCGTCCTGGCAATCGAAGATCACAAGTTTTTCAGCCATAAAGGTGTTCGCATCGTCAGTATCCTCCGCGCCCTTTGGGTCGATATCAAGTCGATGGGTTATGTTCAGGGGGGTAGCACTATCACGCAACAGCTTGCCAAGACGCTATTTCTTACTCCGCAAAAAACATTTTCGAGAAAGGTGGAGGAGTTGCTCATCTCTTTTCAGCTAGAGTTACAGTATACAAAGGAGGAGATATTAACTTTTTATTTCAACCAGATATATTTTGGCGAGCTGGCATACGGCCTTGAAGCCGCCGCTCAAACCTATTTCGGTCATGAGGCGAAGAGTCTTTCTGTCTCCGAGTCGGCGCTATTGGCGGGACTTCTAAAGGGGCCTACAATCTATTCCCCATATAAAAACATGGTGGCTGCGGTTTTCCGAAGGAATCTCGTGCTTCGAAGGATGTACGAAGAAAGTTTTATCAATGAGATCAATTATAAAATTGCAGTGGCGGAACCTGTAAGTCTTGTTCCGAAAGAGAGGAAAAATATCGCCCCCTATTTTATCGAGGAACTCCGCATGAGTGTTGAGAAGAAAGTCAGCGGCATCAGGCTTAGAAAGGAAGGATTCGAAATATTTTCAAGCCTTAATATCGAACTTCAGAAAATAGCAGAGAAGGCGGTTGAGAACGGTTTGCTTGCAATAGAATCAAGGGTAAGAAAGAGAATGGGTGGGGAGTTGCCTGAAAATTATCATCCAGTACAGGCCGCCCTGGTAGCGATTGAGCCGGCGACAGGTGAGGTAAAGGCTCTAGTCGGTGGAAGAAATTTCGGTGAGAGCGAGTTCAACAGGGCGACAATGGCGCTCAGGCAGCCAGGATCCGCCTTTAAACCGATTGTATATCTCACCGCACTCGAACAGGGGTATACGGCATCAAGCATTATCATCGATTCACCCGTTATATTTAATGAGGATCAGATAGGGATGAGATGGAAACCGGCCAATTACTCGAATAAATTTTACGGCCCGGTCACCATAAAAAGGGCGCTTGCCGATTCTCTCAACGTCGCTACCGTGAAACTCTATCTTGACCTTGAAAAAGGGAGTGTGATCGAAATGTCGAAACGGCTTGGAATAGACAGGGAGTTTAAGGATGATCCCACGCTTTCGCTCGGGAGCGGAGAGGTAACGCTTTTGGAGCTTGTCAACGCATATTCGACTTTCGCCAATTATGGCATCAAAAATAACCCTTCGTTCTTTAGGAACATAAGTTCGGAAAGTGGCGATAGGCTTCTTGAATTGGAGAAAACGTTTTTTGAGGCGATATCTCCTCAGAACGCATTTTTGATAACGACATTCCTGAAGGAGGTCGTACGGAGTGGAACCGGAAATATCGCTCAGGATGCGGGGGTGAATGTTGCCGCAAAAACAGGGACAACGGACAACTTTACCGATGCGTGGTTCGTGGGATTTTCCCCCGGTCTTGCTGTCGGCGTATGGGTTGGTTACGACAATGCCGGATCGCTTGGGGAGGGTGAAACCGGGGCGATGGCGGCCGGCCCTATTTGGACCGAGTTCATGTCATCCGCCCTGAAGATAATCGGCGATGATCCCTTTGAGATTCCAGAAACGATCATTGCGGTTGATGTAGATATCAAGACCGGGCTTTTGGCAAATCATGAATGCGGAGTTTCGGAGAGGCAATATTTCATAGTTGGGACGGAGCCTCGCGAGCTCTGCGGTGAAATAAATGGCGAATAA
- a CDS encoding peptidylprolyl isomerase: protein MKYRYFWIFAFVGCLFIFPQNSFSEQVGKAGSGSAASDEELGTGEEVAFLKTSLGTIVISFFPEKAPKHVENFKKLAKKGFYNGTYFHRVIPGFMIQGGDPNTKDEDRTNDGMGGSGTHLQAEFNDIPHNRGIVSMARSRDPNSASSQFFIMVARAQHLDGQYSVFGRVRRGMKVVDKIVNAKKDQYDNPVEKVILESVTIQKM from the coding sequence ATGAAGTACCGATATTTCTGGATTTTTGCGTTTGTTGGCTGTCTGTTCATTTTTCCGCAGAACTCATTTTCCGAACAGGTTGGAAAAGCCGGATCAGGCTCGGCGGCTTCCGATGAAGAGCTTGGAACCGGCGAAGAGGTCGCATTCCTAAAAACTTCGCTTGGAACTATAGTTATCTCATTTTTTCCAGAAAAGGCCCCAAAACATGTCGAAAACTTCAAAAAACTTGCAAAAAAGGGATTCTATAACGGCACATATTTTCACAGGGTGATTCCCGGCTTCATGATCCAGGGGGGAGATCCGAATACCAAGGATGAAGATCGCACAAATGACGGAATGGGGGGTTCCGGGACGCACCTTCAGGCGGAGTTCAATGATATCCCTCACAACAGAGGGATCGTTTCGATGGCAAGGAGCAGGGATCCAAATTCGGCAAGTTCTCAGTTTTTCATCATGGTCGCCCGTGCCCAGCATCTTGATGGTCAATACTCCGTCTTCGGGCGAGTGAGAAGAGGGATGAAAGTGGTAGACAAGATAGTTAATGCAAAAAAAGATCAGTATGATAACCCGGTTGAAAAGGTAATCCTGGAATCGGTCACGATCCAGAAGATGTAG
- a CDS encoding flagellar brake protein — translation MGITDFLKRNTGPDENTKAHLKEISIGNTEINIHIGKEKTLFSSTIVELDMVGDEIQSILIDTLIPESGNELLKKNPNILVAYFFRGASYKFECKFTGIRKGKYDSLKLSVPTKILKTGGQSYERSSFRAATTMFAPILFTINDIEEKASDISTGGLSFNTLQNLELLHATGEEFDIDLKIPSQNVEMTLAAKVCLFLPRVVTVKNQRKNRCALQFTKLRLPEEEAISQYIMERQREDLQKTRAE, via the coding sequence ATGGGAATTACCGATTTCCTGAAAAGGAACACCGGTCCGGATGAAAACACAAAGGCCCATCTGAAGGAAATTTCGATAGGGAATACCGAGATAAATATACATATTGGGAAAGAAAAGACCCTTTTTTCCAGCACGATAGTTGAATTGGATATGGTGGGTGACGAGATACAATCAATTCTGATCGATACCCTTATCCCGGAATCGGGAAACGAACTCCTGAAGAAAAATCCTAATATTCTGGTAGCCTATTTTTTTCGCGGAGCATCATACAAATTTGAATGTAAATTCACCGGCATAAGGAAAGGAAAATACGACTCCCTTAAGCTGTCGGTGCCCACCAAAATTTTGAAAACCGGCGGTCAGAGCTATGAGAGGAGTTCCTTTCGGGCGGCGACGACCATGTTTGCCCCTATTCTGTTCACCATAAACGATATAGAGGAAAAGGCTTCCGATATAAGTACGGGGGGGCTGAGTTTCAATACCTTGCAGAACCTGGAGCTCCTTCATGCCACCGGTGAGGAATTCGATATTGATCTGAAAATACCCTCCCAGAATGTTGAAATGACGCTAGCCGCAAAGGTCTGCCTCTTTTTGCCCAGGGTGGTTACCGTGAAGAATCAGCGAAAAAACCGCTGCGCGTTGCAATTCACAAAATTGAGGCTACCGGAGGAGGAGGCTATCTCTCAATACATAATGGAGAGACAGCGCGAAGACCTCCAGAAAACAAGAGCGGAATAA
- the ispH gene encoding 4-hydroxy-3-methylbut-2-enyl diphosphate reductase, with amino-acid sequence MENLPEYKPGHTIDIMIEIKLAKTAGFCWGVKRAIDLTLETSRKKQKPVYTLGPLIHNPQLIELLESKKIHTINGVQGLDESEVIIRTHGVTPGLRREIKDSGHKITDATCPLVARVQGMIKKYSGLGFTIVIVGDEGHAEVVGLKGYSKTSVHVIAGPDDVSKLPDCEKVFVVAQTTCDQKKYLEAVQKLKEKFSNVEVGETICEATYERQDEVLKLADEVEMIIVVGGKNSANTTRLASIAKEKGVRVLHIETEKEISEKDLEGIKSVGVTAGASTPKWVIDSVIEKLKSISTPASGFIGKLSEGIKFLVKSNIYLSAGAVLLAYTNSVAMGIELRADILLIPFSGILSTYLVYQLLNSSQLVLSNRKKYLYHLEYKNLFWVMVAVSFVTGFYLSNLIGVAAVIIFSSVALFGAIYGFSEIGEGGVSRLSLLRAIPASKGIFSALACIAYTVAIPYLSSEEKVVVLVPFLFTLGVAYVRSVLHELRDVSGDQVFGKEVIPVILGVEKAGRMLLGVILFIGVVIVYGIVSGIPFAPLLGMSAGALYLLWFLVFGRGKGWQASLRYELFLDGQFYIIGTATIIAGLI; translated from the coding sequence ATGGAAAATTTGCCAGAGTACAAACCAGGGCATACAATCGACATCATGATCGAAATAAAACTCGCGAAGACTGCCGGCTTCTGCTGGGGGGTGAAGAGGGCGATAGACCTGACGCTCGAAACATCGCGCAAGAAACAGAAGCCTGTTTACACGCTTGGTCCGCTCATCCACAATCCGCAATTAATAGAACTGCTGGAAAGTAAAAAAATACATACAATCAACGGCGTGCAGGGGTTGGACGAATCCGAAGTGATAATCAGGACACACGGGGTTACACCAGGTTTGCGAAGAGAGATAAAGGATTCGGGGCACAAGATAACCGATGCCACCTGTCCCCTGGTTGCGAGGGTTCAGGGGATGATAAAAAAATATTCCGGACTTGGATTTACCATCGTCATTGTCGGCGACGAAGGGCATGCCGAAGTTGTGGGGCTGAAGGGATATTCAAAAACTTCCGTCCATGTGATCGCTGGACCTGACGACGTTTCAAAACTTCCAGACTGTGAAAAAGTTTTTGTCGTTGCGCAGACGACCTGTGACCAGAAAAAATATCTGGAAGCTGTACAGAAGCTGAAAGAAAAATTCTCAAACGTCGAAGTGGGGGAGACCATCTGCGAGGCGACATATGAACGTCAGGATGAAGTGCTGAAACTTGCCGACGAAGTCGAAATGATAATTGTTGTCGGCGGAAAGAATTCCGCCAACACAACGCGTCTTGCCTCCATCGCAAAAGAGAAAGGTGTGAGGGTGCTTCATATCGAAACGGAGAAAGAGATAAGCGAAAAGGATCTTGAGGGTATAAAGAGCGTTGGGGTAACAGCGGGAGCATCGACACCGAAATGGGTGATCGACAGTGTTATTGAAAAGCTGAAAAGTATTTCAACTCCCGCATCGGGATTCATCGGGAAGCTTTCCGAAGGGATAAAGTTTCTTGTGAAGAGCAATATCTATTTGTCGGCAGGAGCGGTGTTGCTTGCATATACAAATTCCGTTGCGATGGGAATCGAATTGCGTGCAGACATACTATTGATCCCTTTCTCCGGGATACTTTCCACCTATCTTGTATACCAGTTATTGAACTCGTCACAACTTGTCTTGAGCAACAGGAAAAAATATCTCTATCATCTGGAATATAAAAATCTCTTCTGGGTTATGGTGGCGGTTTCATTTGTCACAGGTTTTTATCTCTCTAACCTGATAGGTGTTGCGGCAGTTATTATCTTCTCGTCTGTCGCACTCTTTGGCGCCATATATGGCTTTAGTGAAATTGGAGAAGGGGGGGTATCACGATTATCTCTCTTGAGGGCGATACCTGCTTCCAAAGGGATCTTCTCCGCGCTTGCATGTATTGCCTACACGGTAGCTATTCCATACCTGTCATCCGAGGAGAAGGTAGTCGTTTTGGTTCCCTTTCTTTTTACACTCGGTGTTGCCTATGTAAGGTCGGTGCTCCATGAGTTGAGGGATGTTTCTGGCGATCAGGTATTCGGGAAAGAGGTGATACCGGTTATTCTCGGCGTTGAAAAGGCGGGGCGGATGTTGCTTGGGGTCATTCTGTTTATAGGAGTGGTAATCGTTTACGGGATAGTCTCTGGGATACCCTTTGCTCCCTTGCTCGGGATGTCGGCAGGAGCGCTATACCTCCTCTGGTTTTTAGTTTTCGGAAGGGGGAAGGGGTGGCAGGCATCGCTTCGCTATGAACTCTTTCTGGATGGCCAGTTCTACATAATCGGAACAGCAACAATAATTGCGGGGTTGATTTAA
- a CDS encoding ParB/RepB/Spo0J family partition protein, whose translation MSTRKALGKGLSALMPTQGEVALRVTEVPIAQIVANKYQPRTVFKDDKIRELAESIKENGIIQPILVQRVGDKYEIIAGERRFRACRYLRKETIPAIIKSVQKRESLALALVENIQREELNPIEEAKAYKILMEEFTLTQEDVGKKVGRDRSSVANTLRLLKLPKDIQRDIESGSLTMGHARAILACETEPAMMEMRKQILKYGLNVRDVEAKARKNKSAKSKSKSASLDPFLRNFVETMQKTFSTKVHIKPNKKGGGLVTIEYYSTEDLERIIESI comes from the coding sequence TTGTCTACCAGGAAAGCTTTGGGAAAAGGTCTTTCGGCTCTTATGCCGACCCAGGGGGAGGTCGCCTTACGGGTGACCGAAGTCCCTATCGCACAGATCGTCGCGAACAAGTATCAGCCGAGAACGGTATTCAAGGATGATAAGATCCGGGAGCTTGCCGAATCGATAAAGGAGAACGGGATCATCCAGCCGATACTTGTGCAGAGGGTGGGTGACAAATATGAGATCATCGCGGGGGAGCGACGTTTCAGGGCTTGCAGGTATTTAAGGAAAGAAACGATACCGGCGATAATCAAAAGTGTTCAGAAGAGAGAGTCGCTGGCGCTTGCCCTTGTGGAGAACATCCAGCGCGAAGAGCTCAATCCCATCGAAGAGGCGAAGGCCTACAAAATTCTGATGGAGGAGTTCACGCTTACCCAGGAAGATGTCGGGAAGAAAGTCGGGCGTGACCGCTCTTCCGTTGCAAACACTCTTCGTCTCCTGAAACTTCCAAAAGATATCCAGCGAGACATCGAATCCGGCTCATTGACCATGGGGCACGCGAGAGCGATTCTCGCTTGCGAAACAGAACCGGCAATGATGGAGATGCGAAAACAGATCTTGAAGTATGGTCTCAACGTGCGTGACGTTGAAGCGAAGGCGAGAAAAAATAAGAGCGCAAAATCGAAATCCAAGTCTGCATCGCTCGATCCGTTTCTCAGAAATTTTGTTGAGACTATGCAAAAGACATTTTCCACAAAGGTGCATATCAAGCCGAATAAAAAAGGTGGCGGCTTAGTGACCATAGAATATTATTCGACCGAGGACCTTGAGCGAATAATCGAGAGCATCTGA
- a CDS encoding AAA family ATPase yields the protein MKFTIAISNQKGGVGKTTTSINLGACLAMSGMKTLIIDLDPQANATSGLGLHIDSEYSIYRALMGEGASNGIIRSTAVDNLQIISSDINLIGAEIELLSMDNREFMLKKVIESIPDDFDFVIIDCPPSLGVLTVNGLTAANSVIIPLQTEYYALEGLKQLMDTIERIRGSYNPSLEIEGVLFTMYDGRTTLSNQVVQEVRSHYKSNIFKTVIPRNIRVSEAPSHGLPITMYDAKSKGADAYIDLARELITKHRDILEK from the coding sequence TTGAAATTTACTATTGCCATATCGAATCAAAAAGGTGGGGTTGGAAAAACCACTACTTCAATAAATCTTGGTGCGTGTCTTGCCATGTCAGGGATGAAAACTCTCATTATTGACCTCGACCCGCAGGCGAACGCAACATCGGGACTAGGATTGCATATTGATTCCGAGTACAGCATCTATAGAGCATTGATGGGGGAGGGTGCCAGCAACGGCATCATCCGAAGTACAGCAGTCGATAATCTTCAGATAATATCTTCGGACATTAATCTTATTGGAGCGGAGATAGAGCTGCTCTCGATGGATAACAGGGAGTTCATGCTGAAAAAGGTTATCGAGTCTATTCCGGACGATTTTGATTTTGTTATTATCGATTGTCCCCCTTCCCTTGGGGTATTGACCGTGAACGGGCTGACAGCGGCCAACTCGGTTATCATTCCTCTTCAGACAGAGTACTATGCGCTGGAGGGATTGAAACAGCTGATGGATACGATCGAAAGGATAAGGGGGTCGTATAATCCTTCGCTGGAAATCGAAGGGGTGCTCTTTACCATGTATGATGGAAGGACTACCCTTTCCAACCAGGTTGTTCAGGAGGTTCGGTCGCATTACAAAAGCAATATTTTCAAAACGGTCATCCCGAGGAACATTAGGGTTTCGGAGGCTCCGAGTCACGGCCTCCCTATTACGATGTATGATGCGAAATCAAAAGGTGCTGACGCGTATATTGATCTGGCGAGAGAGCTTATAACGAAGCACAGGGATATTCTGGAAAAGTAG
- a CDS encoding peptidylprolyl isomerase produces MAKKKSEKLTDGKSAILKTTLGEIELEFLPEKAPKHVENFISLGSEGFYDGTYFHRVIPGFMIQGGDPNTKDGDRSTAGYGGSGKNVDAEFNDTKHARGIVSMARSQDPNSASSQFFIMVADSPHLDGQYSAFGRVTKGMDVVDKIVSSERDDRDNPLESIFIESVTIK; encoded by the coding sequence ATGGCAAAAAAGAAAAGTGAAAAACTAACCGACGGTAAAAGCGCTATTTTAAAAACTACACTAGGCGAAATTGAATTGGAGTTTTTACCCGAAAAAGCACCGAAACATGTAGAGAATTTTATTAGCCTCGGGAGCGAAGGTTTTTACGATGGTACCTACTTTCATCGCGTGATCCCCGGCTTCATGATCCAGGGTGGGGACCCCAATACCAAGGATGGTGATCGCTCAACCGCAGGATATGGCGGATCCGGCAAAAATGTCGACGCGGAGTTTAACGATACAAAACATGCAAGAGGCATAGTTTCGATGGCGAGATCGCAGGACCCGAATTCTGCAAGCTCCCAGTTTTTTATAATGGTTGCGGATTCCCCGCATCTCGATGGACAGTACTCGGCCTTCGGGAGAGTTACAAAGGGGATGGATGTGGTAGATAAAATTGTTTCATCCGAAAGGGACGACAGGGATAATCCTCTCGAAAGCATATTTATTGAATCAGTGACGATAAAATAA
- a CDS encoding sodium:alanine symporter family protein, translated as MGSLTEITGSIAGFFWGTPMIVLLGFTSIYLTVGMRFIQFRKLFQAFKILYGSINRSAGKKGDISPMQALTTALSATVGTGNIAGVATAITAGGPGALFWMWIMGLVGMGTKFAEILLSLQYRGTDSEGRMVGGPMYYIEHGLGSRKLAVMFALCGVAASFGPGNMVQSHSIAVAVKDLFGVAPLLTGLVSAFCVALIILGGIVRIGRVTEALVPFMAGFYILGGLIILIMNIAQLPSAIWLILESAFSPVAATGGFAGATVKEALRFGVARGVFSNEAGLGSAPIAHAAAKTDKPSEQALIGMLGVFIDTLVICSITGLVIVVTGMWQSEFNGAELTMRAFDAGMPGSNYGGKIVSFGLILFAFTTFIGWSYYGLQCVEYLLGLKTALAYRWVFVGVIVLGSQLKLDLIWNIVDIMVAMMAIPNLIALLGMSRMIFKTVNDGEDLR; from the coding sequence ATGGGGAGTTTAACTGAAATTACAGGGAGCATAGCCGGTTTCTTCTGGGGGACGCCGATGATTGTTCTTCTCGGCTTTACCAGTATCTATCTGACCGTTGGAATGCGTTTCATACAGTTCCGAAAACTGTTCCAGGCTTTTAAAATCCTTTACGGTTCAATTAACAGAAGCGCGGGGAAAAAGGGTGATATCTCCCCCATGCAGGCGCTGACCACCGCCCTGTCCGCGACGGTCGGCACAGGAAATATAGCTGGTGTGGCAACCGCAATAACGGCCGGCGGTCCCGGTGCGCTTTTCTGGATGTGGATCATGGGGCTGGTCGGGATGGGGACCAAGTTTGCAGAGATCCTTTTAAGCCTTCAATACAGAGGGACCGATTCCGAGGGGAGGATGGTCGGCGGGCCGATGTATTACATTGAGCATGGTCTCGGGAGCAGGAAGTTGGCTGTCATGTTCGCGTTATGTGGTGTTGCCGCATCGTTTGGTCCGGGGAACATGGTGCAGAGCCATTCAATAGCGGTTGCGGTAAAGGATCTCTTTGGCGTGGCGCCACTGTTGACCGGTCTGGTTTCGGCATTTTGTGTAGCGCTGATAATTTTGGGCGGAATTGTACGCATAGGCCGGGTGACCGAGGCGCTTGTCCCTTTTATGGCGGGATTTTATATTCTTGGCGGGTTGATCATTTTGATAATGAATATCGCGCAACTCCCGTCGGCTATCTGGCTGATTTTGGAATCTGCTTTCTCGCCGGTTGCGGCGACCGGCGGTTTTGCCGGGGCAACCGTTAAGGAAGCTCTACGTTTCGGTGTGGCGCGGGGTGTATTTTCAAATGAGGCGGGTTTGGGTTCAGCGCCGATAGCCCACGCGGCCGCAAAGACCGACAAACCGTCCGAGCAGGCTCTGATAGGAATGCTCGGTGTATTTATAGATACCCTTGTAATATGCAGTATCACCGGACTTGTGATAGTGGTCACTGGTATGTGGCAGAGCGAATTCAACGGCGCGGAGCTGACTATGAGGGCTTTTGATGCCGGTATGCCGGGGAGCAATTACGGTGGCAAGATTGTCAGTTTCGGCCTGATACTTTTTGCCTTTACTACCTTTATCGGGTGGTCGTATTACGGATTGCAGTGCGTTGAATATCTCCTCGGCCTGAAGACCGCTCTGGCGTACAGATGGGTTTTCGTTGGGGTCATCGTTCTCGGTTCACAGCTGAAGCTCGACCTGATCTGGAATATCGTTGATATTATGGTCGCGATGATGGCAATACCGAACCTTATCGCGCTTCTGGGAATGAGCCGGATGATCTTCAAGACAGTAAACGACGGGGAGGATTTAAGATAA